TTTTTATAGAAAAATGAAAAAGAAAAAAAAGTATCGGGAAATGGTTATGAATAAGTTTAATTTGCTCTACAATAATTTCTTACAATTTCAGCAACTGCTTAATGAAAAAAAATCAAAGCAGGAATTCATTAAAGGATTGTTGCCGGAAATTGAAAATCGGCTGATATTGATAAAAAATAGATTAGCCGAAGGGGGCTCAGATGAAACGATTTAAGATTCAAGATTTAAGATTCAAGATTTTGGTTTCACTATTTGCTATTTACTATTTGCTATTTGCTGCCTTATTCGGTGCTGTCCGCATTGACTTCAATAAGGCGAAAGCAGAGGAATTACAGAGGGCGACGGGACTTACTGCCGAACAGTGCCAAGAGCTCGTCAAACGGCGAGGCGATGTCACGTGGGCAATAGATGACCTCTCAAAAGAGGCAAAACGCCTTTCACCAGACGCTTTTGAGAAACTTTTATTAGGCACTTATATCGTCAGCCCTGACGATAAACGGCTTGGTGAAGGCGATGTTTTGATTATTACAGTTGAGAAGCAAAAAAAAGAATTTACCGTTCAGCCAGATGGAATGGTTGTTTTACCAACACCTTTAACACCGATGGCTGTCAAAGGTATGACTGTTAATGAAGTTGCCGAAAGATTTTATCGGCTTTATAACATAGACGACCTGACCGTTGAGTTGAAAAAACCTGCAGAAGGCGGGCAGGTAATTGTCATCGGTGACCCTGAAGTATTAAGACCTGGTCTTTACAAATCCGGTCGGTTGTTTGATGTTATCGCAGAGGCAGGGGGCGTAAAGTATATCGGCAAGGCGTCAAGAGTGCGTGTTTTAAGGAACAACGAGTGGCGGGAGTTTTCACTGAAAAAGTTCCGTAAAGGCGATGTCTCACAAAATCCGCCGTTGATTGCCAACGATGTCGTGGAAGTTCGCAGGGGTTCTGTCTGGGGTATTATCTGGGCGGTTGAGCCATATTTCCGTCTGATAACACTTCCTATATCTGTTACTTTCAGTGCATTAGGAATAGACACGAGGGCAAGTCAATGATAAAAAAACTTTTTGGTATTTTTGGGCTTATCTGGGACAATCTTACTTCGCCTTTTTATAGCGAAGATATGAGACGAAAATACAGAGAGCGACGAAAAAAGCGACTTGACGAATTCCCGTTCAAGGAAAGACGAACTTGGACAAGGCGGTTCAGAGATATGATGAAGCACTTGCTTTTGCTGTTTCTGTTTTCTCTTACTTCTTACTTCTTAATTCTTGCTTCTTGTTTTACTGGCTGTGCCTCATCACAAAAGCAGATTGATATTCTTTCTGTTCCTATACCTGATGGCTTTCGCTGTGAGGAGTATAACAACAGCAGGGCATTCTGGGTTAATGAGGATATGGTTGCGGGTGACGCAATGGATTGGTATAACAAACTCTGGGGCTGGGATGTAAGCGGTCAGGATAATACAAAGATACTAACAAAAGCCAAGCAAAAGTTCCGCCTATCTTTTGGTGTTTATACCGTCAGTGGCTCGTCAATAGAAATTACCCGGATTGGTAAGGGCAGTAAGTTCAGCGATAAAGTCAAAGACAAAAAAGATGAGGCGATAGATGAGACGGAAAACGAGGGATTAGATAAAGTGAAAGACACGCTGAAAGAAAAACTAATCCCCTGGTGATGATAATATGAAACGAAAAAATAGCATACAGATAAATGACACTGTTCTATCAGGGAAAAGGGAAAGAGTCGGGAATGTGGTATATTTTAAGACCCCGTTAGTTGCTTTTGTTCGGTATGCGTTAGAACAGTCCGCTTTTGTTCCAGTATCAAAACTAAAAAGAGCAAATGGCAAATTAAAGCCTATTATGAAACAGGCAAGTAAGCGGAGAGAGTTATGACAGAATATCTGTGCAGGGATTGTGGCGAGATTTTTGAGGCAGAAAACCCGCTAAAATGTCCTGCCTGCGGTTCGGCAAATATCATAACCTATCACGAGGAGGAAGACGATGATTAAAAAGTTTTTGGTTTTACTTATTTCCATATTTCCATATTTCTATATTCCCTGTCTTTACGCTGTTATCACAGAAAGTAACCATCCATACATTGATTGGTATGTTCCGCACAAAACAGGGATAGCACATATTGACAGCAACTACGATGGCGATACGCT
The genomic region above belongs to Elusimicrobiota bacterium and contains:
- a CDS encoding polysaccharide biosynthesis/export family protein encodes the protein MKRFKIQDLRFKILVSLFAIYYLLFAALFGAVRIDFNKAKAEELQRATGLTAEQCQELVKRRGDVTWAIDDLSKEAKRLSPDAFEKLLLGTYIVSPDDKRLGEGDVLIITVEKQKKEFTVQPDGMVVLPTPLTPMAVKGMTVNEVAERFYRLYNIDDLTVELKKPAEGGQVIVIGDPEVLRPGLYKSGRLFDVIAEAGGVKYIGKASRVRVLRNNEWREFSLKKFRKGDVSQNPPLIANDVVEVRRGSVWGIIWAVEPYFRLITLPISVTFSALGIDTRASQ